The Amyelois transitella isolate CPQ chromosome 20, ilAmyTran1.1, whole genome shotgun sequence genome has a segment encoding these proteins:
- the LOC106131663 gene encoding histone acetyltransferase type B catalytic subunit gives MTDALCHLVVDGNEVLEFKLVRSVEDIECNSTSFSSEMCHQVFGENENIFGYTDLRIKLFYSAGSLQTYLGIEYTDKIEPSKAEGLKADDVEGALKKVLAPGFVTNLDQFLTLVEKDKSFTPHGRLVHAFSVTPEGDNRRMFEVYYSEISTPGFLSFHERLQTFLLWYVDAASFIDVDDDQWNFFTVFEKYEASEGGHRYATAAYATAYRYYAYPRNLRPRISQVLTLPPFRKLGICAHLIKAIYTHFTVLPEVIDITVEDPSPDFQRIRDYVDVKNCETLPAFQPAQLHQGFSQDMANQARSKFKINKKQARRVYEILRLKHTNTSDKTSYLNYRLDVKNRLNAPFQKKKLEMKKLQRVLAPEEFAAAASASGAHETQARLAALYAALELDYRRVLHRLQLHE, from the exons atgaCTGACGCATTGTGCCATTTAGTTGTTGATGGAAATGAGGTATTAGAATTCAAATTAG TAAGGAGTGTTGAAGATATAGAATGTAATAGTACAAGTTTTAGTTCTGAAATGTGTCATCAAGTTTTTGGAGAAAATGAGAACATTTTTGGCTATACAGACCTGCGTATCAAACTTTTCTACAGTGCAGGCAGCCTACAAACATATCTTGGTATAGAGTATACTGATAAG ATTGAACCAAGTAAAGCTGAAGGACTGAAAGCAGATGATGTGGAAGGTGCCTTGAAAAAGGTTCTTGCTCCAGGATTTGTGACAAACTTGGATCAATTCTTAACTTTGGTGGAGAAGGACAAGTCATTCACCCCTCACGGCCGTCTTGTTCATGCCTTCAGCGTGACTCCCGAGGGCGACAACCGGCGCATGTTTGAGGTGTATTACAGTGAGATATCAACTCCAGGCTTTTTGAGTTTCCATGAGCGCCTGCAAACATTCCTCTTGTGGTATGTTGATGCAGCCTCCTTTATTGACGTTGATGATGATCAGTGGAATTTTTTTACTGT aTTTGAGAAGTATGAGGCCAGTGAGGGTGGCCATCGATATGCAACAGCTGCCTACGCCACAGCTTACCGTTACTATGCCTATCCGCGTAACTTGAGGCCTCGCATCTCACAAGTGCTTACTTTACCCCCATTTAGGAAGCTTGGCATTTGTGCACATCTgataaag gcTATCTACACCCATTTCACAGTATTACCAGAAGTAATAGATATAACAGTGGAGGACCCATCACCAGACTTCCAGAGAATAAGAGACTATGTGGATGTAAAAAATTGCGAGACTTTGCCCGCCTTCCAACCTGCCCAACTTCATCAGGG ATTCTCACAAGATATGGCGAACCAGGCCCGCAGCAAGTTCAAGATCAACAAGAAACAAGCGCGCCGCGTGTACGAGATCCTGCGACTGAAACACACCAACACTTCCGACAAGACTAGCTACTTGAACTATAGATTAGATGTAAAGAATAGACTAAATGCACCTTTCCAG AAAAAGAAACTAGAAATGAAGAAGTTGCAAAGAGTTTTAGCGCCTGAAGAGTTCGCT